One Borrelia puertoricensis DNA window includes the following coding sequences:
- the bdr gene encoding Bdr family repetitive protein → MGLAQPVITQQMVIAELTKAGINRDIAIDLSYRYYKNELTYKDIEYLETTFNLKLEKVEALLQAEIKSVELSLQAEIQRVETTLKSDIRDLDTKIDTVRSELKSDIKDLDTKIDTVENNLNTKIDTKFNELDTKIDVNKMELKSTLRLHGWMFGTIITLNIGIFLTLMSIVYSLLNK, encoded by the coding sequence ATGGGACTTGCTCAACCAGTTATTACTCAACAAATGGTTATAGCAGAACTTACTAAAGCTGGTATAAATAGAGATATTGCTATTGATTTGTCTTACAGATATTATAAAAATGAGCTTACTTATAAAGATATTGAGTATTTAGAGACTACTTTTAACCTTAAGCTTGAAAAAGTTGAAGCACTATTACAAGCTGAAATTAAATCTGTAGAGTTAAGCTTACAAGCTGAGATTCAAAGGGTTGAGACAACCTTAAAATCAGATATTAGAGACCTGGATACCAAAATAGATACAGTCAGAAGTGAATTAAAATCAGACATTAAAGACCTGGATACCAAAATAGACACTGTTGAAAATAATCTTAACACTAAGATAGATACTAAATTTAATGAACTTGATACTAAGATTGATGTTAACAAAATGGAACTTAAGAGTACATTAAGACTTCATGGTTGGATGTTTGGAACAATTATTACCCTTAATATAGGAATATTTTTAACATTAATGTCTATAGTATATTCATTGTTAAATAAATAA
- a CDS encoding Vsp/OspC family lipoprotein — protein MKRITLCALLMTLFLLISCNTSGKDLKEDEVAKSDGTVIDLVKITKHITDTVAFAKSVKEVHSLVKSIDELAKAIGKKIHNDGTLTDDGSTDKNTSLMSGVYSIVLDIDKKSKALSVLDSFKEQILDEKVISFTTATKAFLDKLKSKHAELGVDQGAATKDNAQKAIDRTSQPNGDKGAEELDKLNTAIDALLTAAEAAVTSAINELTTSTKP, from the coding sequence ATGAAAAGAATTACTTTATGTGCGTTATTAATGACTTTATTTTTGCTTATTTCTTGTAATACTTCAGGAAAAGATCTTAAAGAGGATGAAGTAGCTAAATCTGATGGCACTGTTATTGACCTAGTTAAAATAACTAAGCACATAACAGACACTGTTGCTTTTGCTAAGAGTGTTAAAGAGGTTCATTCTTTAGTTAAGTCTATTGATGAGCTCGCTAAAGCTATTGGGAAAAAAATTCATAATGATGGTACTCTTACTGATGATGGTAGTACTGATAAAAATACTTCATTGATGTCAGGAGTTTATAGTATTGTGTTAGATATAGATAAGAAATCAAAAGCTTTAAGCGTTTTGGACTCTTTTAAAGAACAAATTTTGGATGAGAAAGTAATTAGTTTTACAACTGCAACTAAAGCATTTTTGGATAAACTCAAGAGCAAACATGCTGAGTTAGGGGTTGATCAAGGAGCTGCTACTAAAGATAATGCACAAAAAGCTATAGATAGAACTAGTCAGCCTAATGGAGATAAAGGAGCTGAAGAACTAGATAAGTTGAATACAGCAATTGATGCATTGTTAACGGCTGCTGAAGCTGCAGTAACGTCTGCTATTAATGAGCTTACAACTTCTACTAAACCTTAA